One Montipora foliosa isolate CH-2021 unplaced genomic scaffold, ASM3666993v2 scaffold_442, whole genome shotgun sequence DNA window includes the following coding sequences:
- the LOC137989154 gene encoding LOW QUALITY PROTEIN: uncharacterized protein (The sequence of the model RefSeq protein was modified relative to this genomic sequence to represent the inferred CDS: substituted 2 bases at 2 genomic stop codons), translating to MSNNSEESITSEPSESSDQGDSTEEIEVIGYVAEPYKDEPLASDDGDNEEDKEEADADGLTPAVLESRFEWQLTVREWCQCQQCSDQQLEGALEFRCCRKVLHALRKLTFDXXIERLNCVTQHEDFEALTNRTVLLQVAPLLRDKNGRCYRRRTGVTENEFLRSVAYRWLVRWMFGYMGCDNTRALPACVYHSLRTKYSSHNVRGYATAQQRE from the exons atgtcgAACAATTCTGAAGAAAGTATCACTTCCGAACCTTCTGAGAGCTCTGACCAAGGGGATTCTACGGAAGAAATTGAAGTGATCGGCTATGTTGCTGAACCGTACAAGGACGAACCTCTTGCAAGTGATGATGGCGACAATGAAGAAGACAAGGAAGAAGCAGATGCGGACGGATTAACTCCAGCAGTTTTGGAAAGTCGATTCGAGTGGCAACTAACAGTTCGTGAATG GTGCCAATGTCAACAATGCAGCGACCAACAACTAGAAGGTGCTCTGGAGTTTCGTTGCTGTCGCAAAGTTCTCCACGCATTGAGGAAACTAACATTTGATTGATGAATTGAAAGACTCAATTGTGTCACCCAGCACGAGGACTTCGAGGCCCTCACCAACAGAACAGTGCTACTACAAGTTGCTCCCTTATTGCGGGATAAAAATGGAAGATGCTATAGACGACGAACTGGAGTGACTGAAAACGA GTTCTTAAGAAGTGTTGCCTACAGATGGTTGGTGAGGTGGATGTTCGGATACATGGGGTGTGACAACACCAGGGCCTTACCCGCTTGTGTTTATCATAGTCTAAGGACAAAGTATTCATCACACAATGTACGAGGGTATGCTACTGCACAACAAAGAGAATAG